From the Zonotrichia leucophrys gambelii isolate GWCS_2022_RI chromosome 10, RI_Zleu_2.0, whole genome shotgun sequence genome, one window contains:
- the SKOR1 gene encoding SKI family transcriptional corepressor 1 isoform X1, producing MEAIASQMGNGRDASSSPNSKQELQPYQGSNTLKPNQVGETSLYGVPIVSLVIDGQERLCLAQISNTLLKNYSYNEIHNRRVALGITCVQCTPVQLEILRRAGAMPISSRRCGMITKREAERLCKSFLGEHKPPKLPENFAFDVVHECAWGSRGSFIPARYNSSRAKCIKCSYCSMYFSPNKFIFHSHRTPDSKYTQPDAANFNSWRRHLKLSDKTATEELSHAWEDVKAMFNGGTRKRTFSLQGAAAGGPGAGSPAAKAALHPPPPAGPELAPAHKSLRCSGQEAAGERGALGLAAAAAAHGGAAGAHGGAGAVRSYPVIPVPSKGFGMLQKLPPPLFPHPYGFPAAAFGLCPKKQEEALGGAGGGEAGKGGALPPGMFWGPPHPHPHQPAQPPHQPGAAKDAGVYPSFPVFWPAAGSLPVPPYPAQSPAKAAATAVVVAAAAAAAAAAAEPAGLAGRHGELEGSEPSGSGRSSATPQEGAGAEGERCPSALSRAAGEEERSGDEALLAPLPLPRKGSYLSAFRPVVKDAESIAKLYGTREAFGGAGPRGPGYLSPDFLSEGSSSYRSLSPGGDTAEEPEVDVESNRFPEDEEEEGAAVPAVGPAEGREPPPPRLLAGPEEPPPPAGAEGPEEKAGEAGAQEGGPGPDGSPERSGSSGAYEVFAAERGELLQPLKPAASLGAPAAFLCAPEAKEQDKEDNHSAAEDLESRKSYQDQRNVSHASPVNTDRDELQKLVLEQMELRKKLERDFQSLKDNFQDQMKRELAYREEMVQQLQIVRDTLCNELDQERKARYAIQQKLKEAHDALHHFSCKMLTPRHCSGNCSFKPPLLPQ from the exons ATGGAGGCGATCGCCAGTCagatgggaaatgggagagaTGCAAGCTCCTCCCCAAATTCAAAGCAAGAGCTGCAGCCGTACCAGGGCTCCAATACCCTCAAGCCCAACCAAGTGGGTGAGACCTCCCTGTACGGCGTGCCCATCGTGTCCCTGGTCATCGACGGGCAGGAGCGGCTGTGCCTGGCGCAGATCTCCAACACGCTGCTCAAGAACTACAGCTACAATGAGATCCACAACCGGCGCGTGGCCCTGGGCATCACCTGCGTGCAGTGCACGCCGGTGCAGCTGGAGATCCTGCGGCGGGCCGGGGCCATGCCCATCTCGTCCCGCCGCTGCGGCATGATCACCAAGCGGGAGGCGGAGCGGCTCTGCAAGTCCTTCCTGGGCGAGCACAAGCCGCCCAAGCTGCCCGAGAACTTCGCCTTCGACGTGGTGCACGAGTGCGCCTGGGGCTCCCGGGGCAGCTTCATCCCGGCGCGCTACAACAGCTCCCGCGCCAAGTGCATCAAGTGCAGCTACTGCAGCATGTACTTCTCGCCCAACAAGTTCATCTTCCACTCCCACCGCACCCCGGACTCCAAGTACACCCAGCCCGACGCCGCCAACTTCAACTCCTGGCGCCGCCACCTCAAGCTCAGCGACAAGACGGCCACGGAGGAGCTGTCGCACGCCTGGGAGGATGTCAAGGCCATGTTCAACGGCGGCACCCGCAAGCGGACCTTCTCCCTGCAAGGGGCGGCCGccggcgggcccggggccggcTCCCCCGCCGCCAAGGCCGCGCTGcacccgccgccgcccgccggccCCGAGCTGGCCCCGGCGCACAAGAGCCTCCGGTGCAGCGGGCAGGAGGCGGCGGGCGAGCGCGGCGCGCTGgggctggcggcggcggcggcggcgcacggcggggccgcgggcgcgcacggcggggcgggcgcggtgCGCAGCTACCCGGTGATCCCGGTGCCCAGCAAGGGCTTCGGGATGCTGCAGAagctgccgccgccgctctTCCCGCACCCCTACGGCTTCCCCGCCGCCGCCTTCGGACTGTGCCCCAAGAAGCAGGAGGAGGCGCTgggcggcgcggggggcggcgaGGCGGGCAAGGGCGGCGCGCTGCCCCCCGGCATGTTCTGGGGACCCCCGCACCCCCACCCGCACCAGCCGGCCCAGCCGCCGCACCAGCCCGGCGCCGCCAAGGACGCCGGCGTGTACCCCTCGTTCCCCGTGTTCTGGCCGGCCGCCGGCAGCCTGCCCGTGCCGCCCTACCCCGCGCAGAGCCCGGCCAAGGCGGCCGCCACGGCCGTGGtggtggcggcggcggcagcggcggcggcggcggcggccgagcCGGCGGGGCTGGCGGGGCGGCACGGGGAGCTGGAGGGCTCGGAGCCCTCGGGCAGCGGCCGGAGCAGCGCCACCCCGCAGGAGGGCGCGGGCGCCGAGGGCGAGCGCTGCCCCAGCGCCCTGTCGCGGGCGGCGGGCGAGGAGGAGCGCTCCGGGGACGAGGCGCTGCTGgcgccgctgccgctgcccaGGAAGGGCAGCTACCTGTCCGCCTTCCGCCCGGTGGTGAAGGACGCCGAGAGCATCGCCAAGCTCTACGGCACCCGCGAGGCGTTCGGCGGCGCggggccccgcggccccggtTACCTCTCGCCGGATTTCCTCAGCGAGGGCAGCTCCAGCTACCGCTCGCTGTCCCCCGGCGGCGACACGGCCGAGGAGCCCGAGGTGGACGTGGAGTCCAACCGCTTCCcggaggacgaggaggaggaaggcgCCGCCGTGCCCGCCGTGGGCCCCGCCGAGGgccgggagccgccgccgccgcggctgCTGGCCGGGCCcgaggagccgccgccgcccgccggggcCGAGGGGCCCGAGGAGAAGGCGGGCGAGGCGGGCGCGCAGGAGGGCGGCCCGGGCCCCGACGGCAGCCCCGAGcgcagcggcagcagcggcgcCTACGAG GTGTTCGCGGCCGAGAGgggggagctcctgcagccgcTGAAGCCCGCAGCGTCCCTGGGAGCCCCCGCCGCCTTCCTGTGCGCCCCCGAGGCCAAGG AGCAAGATAAAGAAGACAATCACTCCGCGGCGGAGGATTTAGAGAGCAGAAAATCCTATCAGGACCAAAGGAATGTCTCTCATGCCAGCCCTGTAAATACCGACAGAG ATGAGTTACAAAAACTGGTCCTGGAGCAAATGGAGCTGAGgaaaaagctggagagggacttccAGAGCCTGAAAG ATAACTTCCAGGACCAGATGAAGCGGGAGCTGGCGTACCGGGAGGAGatggtgcagcagctgcagatcgTGCGAG ACACGCTGTGCAACGAGCTGGACCAGGAGCGGAAGGCGCGCTACGCCATCCAGCAGAAGTTGAAAG AGGCTCACGACGCGCTGCACCACTTCTCCTGCAAGATGCTGACCCCGCGGCACTGCAGCGGGAACTGCTCCTTCAAGCCGCCGCTGCTGCCCCAGTGA
- the SKOR1 gene encoding SKI family transcriptional corepressor 1 isoform X2, with protein MEAIASQMGNGRDASSSPNSKQELQPYQGSNTLKPNQVGETSLYGVPIVSLVIDGQERLCLAQISNTLLKNYSYNEIHNRRVALGITCVQCTPVQLEILRRAGAMPISSRRCGMITKREAERLCKSFLGEHKPPKLPENFAFDVVHECAWGSRGSFIPARYNSSRAKCIKCSYCSMYFSPNKFIFHSHRTPDSKYTQPDAANFNSWRRHLKLSDKTATEELSHAWEDVKAMFNGGTRKRTFSLQGAAAGGPGAGSPAAKAALHPPPPAGPELAPAHKSLRCSGQEAAGERGALGLAAAAAAHGGAAGAHGGAGAVRSYPVIPVPSKGFGMLQKLPPPLFPHPYGFPAAAFGLCPKKQEEALGGAGGGEAGKGGALPPGMFWGPPHPHPHQPAQPPHQPGAAKDAGVYPSFPVFWPAAGSLPVPPYPAQSPAKAAATAVVVAAAAAAAAAAAEPAGLAGRHGELEGSEPSGSGRSSATPQEGAGAEGERCPSALSRAAGEEERSGDEALLAPLPLPRKGSYLSAFRPVVKDAESIAKLYGTREAFGGAGPRGPGYLSPDFLSEGSSSYRSLSPGGDTAEEPEVDVESNRFPEDEEEEGAAVPAVGPAEGREPPPPRLLAGPEEPPPPAGAEGPEEKAGEAGAQEGGPGPDGSPERSGSSGAYEVFAAERGELLQPLKPAASLGAPAAFLCAPEAKEQDKEDNHSAAEDLESRKSYQDQRNVSHASPVNTDRGEEGLAMDVTGTQLVEKDIENLARDELQKLVLEQMELRKKLERDFQSLKDNFQDQMKRELAYREEMVQQLQIVRDTLCNELDQERKARYAIQQKLKEAHDALHHFSCKMLTPRHCSGNCSFKPPLLPQ; from the exons ATGGAGGCGATCGCCAGTCagatgggaaatgggagagaTGCAAGCTCCTCCCCAAATTCAAAGCAAGAGCTGCAGCCGTACCAGGGCTCCAATACCCTCAAGCCCAACCAAGTGGGTGAGACCTCCCTGTACGGCGTGCCCATCGTGTCCCTGGTCATCGACGGGCAGGAGCGGCTGTGCCTGGCGCAGATCTCCAACACGCTGCTCAAGAACTACAGCTACAATGAGATCCACAACCGGCGCGTGGCCCTGGGCATCACCTGCGTGCAGTGCACGCCGGTGCAGCTGGAGATCCTGCGGCGGGCCGGGGCCATGCCCATCTCGTCCCGCCGCTGCGGCATGATCACCAAGCGGGAGGCGGAGCGGCTCTGCAAGTCCTTCCTGGGCGAGCACAAGCCGCCCAAGCTGCCCGAGAACTTCGCCTTCGACGTGGTGCACGAGTGCGCCTGGGGCTCCCGGGGCAGCTTCATCCCGGCGCGCTACAACAGCTCCCGCGCCAAGTGCATCAAGTGCAGCTACTGCAGCATGTACTTCTCGCCCAACAAGTTCATCTTCCACTCCCACCGCACCCCGGACTCCAAGTACACCCAGCCCGACGCCGCCAACTTCAACTCCTGGCGCCGCCACCTCAAGCTCAGCGACAAGACGGCCACGGAGGAGCTGTCGCACGCCTGGGAGGATGTCAAGGCCATGTTCAACGGCGGCACCCGCAAGCGGACCTTCTCCCTGCAAGGGGCGGCCGccggcgggcccggggccggcTCCCCCGCCGCCAAGGCCGCGCTGcacccgccgccgcccgccggccCCGAGCTGGCCCCGGCGCACAAGAGCCTCCGGTGCAGCGGGCAGGAGGCGGCGGGCGAGCGCGGCGCGCTGgggctggcggcggcggcggcggcgcacggcggggccgcgggcgcgcacggcggggcgggcgcggtgCGCAGCTACCCGGTGATCCCGGTGCCCAGCAAGGGCTTCGGGATGCTGCAGAagctgccgccgccgctctTCCCGCACCCCTACGGCTTCCCCGCCGCCGCCTTCGGACTGTGCCCCAAGAAGCAGGAGGAGGCGCTgggcggcgcggggggcggcgaGGCGGGCAAGGGCGGCGCGCTGCCCCCCGGCATGTTCTGGGGACCCCCGCACCCCCACCCGCACCAGCCGGCCCAGCCGCCGCACCAGCCCGGCGCCGCCAAGGACGCCGGCGTGTACCCCTCGTTCCCCGTGTTCTGGCCGGCCGCCGGCAGCCTGCCCGTGCCGCCCTACCCCGCGCAGAGCCCGGCCAAGGCGGCCGCCACGGCCGTGGtggtggcggcggcggcagcggcggcggcggcggcggccgagcCGGCGGGGCTGGCGGGGCGGCACGGGGAGCTGGAGGGCTCGGAGCCCTCGGGCAGCGGCCGGAGCAGCGCCACCCCGCAGGAGGGCGCGGGCGCCGAGGGCGAGCGCTGCCCCAGCGCCCTGTCGCGGGCGGCGGGCGAGGAGGAGCGCTCCGGGGACGAGGCGCTGCTGgcgccgctgccgctgcccaGGAAGGGCAGCTACCTGTCCGCCTTCCGCCCGGTGGTGAAGGACGCCGAGAGCATCGCCAAGCTCTACGGCACCCGCGAGGCGTTCGGCGGCGCggggccccgcggccccggtTACCTCTCGCCGGATTTCCTCAGCGAGGGCAGCTCCAGCTACCGCTCGCTGTCCCCCGGCGGCGACACGGCCGAGGAGCCCGAGGTGGACGTGGAGTCCAACCGCTTCCcggaggacgaggaggaggaaggcgCCGCCGTGCCCGCCGTGGGCCCCGCCGAGGgccgggagccgccgccgccgcggctgCTGGCCGGGCCcgaggagccgccgccgcccgccggggcCGAGGGGCCCGAGGAGAAGGCGGGCGAGGCGGGCGCGCAGGAGGGCGGCCCGGGCCCCGACGGCAGCCCCGAGcgcagcggcagcagcggcgcCTACGAG GTGTTCGCGGCCGAGAGgggggagctcctgcagccgcTGAAGCCCGCAGCGTCCCTGGGAGCCCCCGCCGCCTTCCTGTGCGCCCCCGAGGCCAAGG AGCAAGATAAAGAAGACAATCACTCCGCGGCGGAGGATTTAGAGAGCAGAAAATCCTATCAGGACCAAAGGAATGTCTCTCATGCCAGCCCTGTAAATACCGACAGAG GCGAGGAAGGGCTGGCCATGGATGTCACCGGGACGCAGCTGGTGGAGAAGGACATCGAGAACCTGGCCCGAG ATGAGTTACAAAAACTGGTCCTGGAGCAAATGGAGCTGAGgaaaaagctggagagggacttccAGAGCCTGAAAG ATAACTTCCAGGACCAGATGAAGCGGGAGCTGGCGTACCGGGAGGAGatggtgcagcagctgcagatcgTGCGAG ACACGCTGTGCAACGAGCTGGACCAGGAGCGGAAGGCGCGCTACGCCATCCAGCAGAAGTTGAAAG AGGCTCACGACGCGCTGCACCACTTCTCCTGCAAGATGCTGACCCCGCGGCACTGCAGCGGGAACTGCTCCTTCAAGCCGCCGCTGCTGCCCCAGTGA